From Nitrospirota bacterium, a single genomic window includes:
- a CDS encoding helix-turn-helix domain-containing protein, protein MKLLTVKDLASILKAKPSTIYSWAEQGLIPCFKLNGLLRFSEDAVMSWITDCQKKSVEEYNIYTGRRPRKGGQI, encoded by the coding sequence ATGAAGCTGCTGACAGTTAAGGACCTGGCATCGATTCTTAAAGCGAAGCCTTCCACCATATATTCCTGGGCAGAGCAGGGACTTATTCCGTGTTTCAAACTGAATGGTCTGCTGAGATTCTCAGAGGACGCGGTAATGTCCTGGATTACCGATTGTCAAAAGAAATCTGTGGAGGAGTATAATATCTACACAGGTAGAAGGCCCAGGAAGGGAGGACAGATATAA